One Helianthus annuus cultivar XRQ/B chromosome 12, HanXRQr2.0-SUNRISE, whole genome shotgun sequence genomic region harbors:
- the LOC110893396 gene encoding uncharacterized protein LOC110893396, producing MTTHIWSILSRRQSVWVEWVHSYRLRGKSFWVCKIPSSCCWSWRKLLQLRPIVRKFFWSDIGNGSATSAWHDNWSEIGPLDQYLSPRMIANAGFNMELKVSDVYSDNSWSWPVAWRDLYPVLIQLDSVSLQPNKSDKVLWRQGDHKHVFSSSRDWESVRYHAEEVDWCRIVWFGQCIPRHAFLLWLIMRRKLLTQDKILSWDFSRRKNMNMVCCLLCYANHDSHSHLFFECKFSTQVWLLVRQKAGMDTVHAKWDDIVNWLLDRSNSKLASVYVAKLIVAATAYYIWQERNARLFRNQVRPPESLSDIIIQQVRYKLIGAKLKKCENVRRLLRAWDIEGSVLHDDGD from the coding sequence ATGACAACACATATTTGGAGTATTCTTTCGAGGCGTCAGTCCGTGTGGGTTGAGTGGGTTCACTCTTACAGGTTGAGAGGTAAGAGTTTTTGGGTTTGTAAAATTCCGTCTAGCTGCTGCTGGTCTTGGAGAAAGCTTCTTCAGCTCCGGCCGATTGTTAGGAAGTTTTTTTGGTCTGATATTGGGAATGGTTCGGCTACTTCAGCTTGGCACGATAATTGGAGTGAGATAGGGCCGCTGGATCAGTATCTTTCTCCCCGAATGATTGCTAACGCGGGATTTAATATGGAGTTAAAGGTGTCTGATGTCTATTCCGATAATTCTTGGAGCTGGCCGGTTGCGTGGCGGGATTTGTACCCGGTTCTTATTCAGCTTGATAGTGTGTCTTTGCAGCCGAATAAGTCTGATAAAGTCTTGTGGCGTCAAGGAGATCACAAACATGTGTTTTCGTCGTCTAGAGATTGGGAGTCTGTTCGGTATCATGCTGAGGAGGTGGATTGGTGCCGTATTGTGTGGTTTGGTCAGTGTATTCCGCGACATGCTTTTCTTTTATGGCTTATCATGAGAAGGAAACTGCTTACTCAAGATAAGATTTTGAGCTGGGATTTCTCGCGCAGGAAAAATATGAATATGGTGTGCTGTTTGTTATGCTATGCTAATCATGACTCTCATAGTCACTTGTTTTTTGAATGCAAATTCTCGACGCAAGTGTGGCTGCTGGTTAGACAAAAAGCGGGTATGGATACGGTGCATGCTAAATGGGATGATATTGTTAACTGGTTACTTGATCGGTCCAATTCAAAATTGGCGTCTGTTTACGTCGCTAAGCTGATTGTGGCGGCTACGGCTTACTACATTTGGCAGGAGCGAAATGCTAGATTATTCAGGAACCAGGTGAGGCCTCCGGAATCTCTAAGTGATATTATTATTCAACAAGTGCGGTACAAGCTGATTGGAGCGAAGTTGAAAAAGTGTGAAAATGTTCGTAGGCTTTTAAGGGCTTGGGATATTGAAGGCTCAGTTTTGCACGATGATGGCGACTGA